In Methanooceanicella nereidis, one DNA window encodes the following:
- the hypF gene encoding carbamoyltransferase HypF has product MKKARFIVKGIVQGVGFRPFVHNLANTDHLLGYVKNLGTSVEIVVEGKEGDIEAFLSELKIGPKLSRVDSVDVTYLPYEGKYKDFSILKSSKTGFGGFIPPDTGICNQCIEDMRHNPHYKGYWATSCVDCGPRYAIMETLPYDRENTSMTDFPLCPECMKEFTDPGDRRYHAQTISCPHCGPKLTLFDKDRNVLEPPVDETIRLLKEGNILAIKGVGGFHLCCKMEETPKLRLRRNRPEQPFALMAPLKMIEEYACISDKERELLDSLKRPIILLRRKEGKVPEPVSPGLHTVGFMTPYTGFHHLLFSGIDEPLIMTSANLPSEPMVKDNEEAFRRLAGIADHYLVHDRRILNRCDDSVLRVNDGRMFFARMARGYAPTSFVMKEKAPKSILAMGPELNSTISIYKDDLCYVSHHLGNINNPLSLEFLRETVDRLLGMTQVVPEVIACDMHPSFLSTRLGKELAEKFGSEIITVQHHRAHIGSLVVEGADLDDVVGVAMDGVGFGEDGTVWGGELFLGDGHPAGLLPVPMPGGDLATKFPLRMVAGILYGEIEDSRLKEILTANMSDVETNVVMRQVETGLNVAHSSSAGRVLDAIAAALGICYRRTYEGEPAMKLESAAFKGDASRVKLSCGTVTVSGRKMVDSRSLLRSVVEALDEGKDRFDIAASAQNTLAKAFAEQACIEARGSGVSTVGFSGGVAINAAIGKTIRDEVEANGLKFVTNHKVPCGDGGVSFGQAVLACRRLRL; this is encoded by the coding sequence ATGAAAAAAGCTAGGTTCATAGTGAAGGGTATTGTCCAGGGTGTAGGATTCAGGCCTTTTGTCCATAATCTCGCGAACACCGATCATCTTTTAGGATATGTTAAGAACCTCGGCACCAGCGTCGAGATAGTCGTAGAGGGCAAGGAAGGCGACATTGAGGCTTTTTTATCGGAACTGAAGATCGGCCCGAAGCTATCCAGGGTCGACTCCGTGGATGTGACGTACCTGCCCTATGAAGGAAAATACAAGGATTTCTCCATTCTCAAGAGCTCAAAAACCGGGTTCGGCGGGTTCATACCGCCCGATACCGGCATCTGTAACCAGTGCATAGAGGACATGCGCCATAACCCTCACTATAAGGGCTACTGGGCCACATCATGCGTCGACTGCGGGCCGCGCTACGCAATAATGGAGACGCTGCCCTACGACCGCGAGAATACCTCCATGACCGATTTTCCGCTGTGCCCGGAATGCATGAAAGAATTTACCGATCCCGGGGATAGAAGATATCACGCCCAGACCATATCATGCCCGCATTGCGGACCTAAATTAACACTCTTTGATAAAGATCGCAACGTCCTGGAGCCTCCCGTAGATGAGACGATAAGGCTTCTCAAAGAGGGCAATATACTGGCCATCAAAGGCGTAGGGGGCTTTCACCTTTGCTGTAAGATGGAAGAGACCCCGAAGCTCAGGCTCCGCAGGAACAGGCCGGAACAGCCTTTCGCGCTGATGGCGCCGTTAAAAATGATAGAGGAGTATGCCTGTATCTCGGATAAGGAAAGAGAGCTTTTAGACTCGTTGAAGAGGCCCATCATCCTTTTACGCCGAAAGGAAGGCAAGGTCCCCGAGCCCGTATCGCCGGGATTGCATACGGTGGGCTTCATGACACCCTACACGGGTTTTCATCACTTATTGTTCAGCGGCATCGACGAGCCGCTCATTATGACCAGCGCCAACCTGCCGTCGGAGCCAATGGTCAAGGATAACGAAGAGGCTTTCAGGAGGCTTGCAGGCATCGCCGACCACTATCTTGTCCATGACCGCCGCATACTGAATCGCTGCGACGACTCCGTCCTGCGCGTCAACGATGGCAGAATGTTCTTTGCCAGGATGGCAAGAGGCTACGCCCCCACGTCCTTCGTCATGAAAGAGAAGGCACCGAAGTCCATACTGGCGATGGGGCCCGAGCTTAACTCAACGATATCCATATATAAGGATGACCTGTGCTATGTGTCCCATCATCTCGGGAACATCAATAATCCGCTATCGCTGGAATTTTTAAGGGAGACCGTGGACCGCCTGCTCGGCATGACACAGGTGGTGCCGGAGGTAATAGCATGCGATATGCACCCCTCTTTCCTGTCCACGAGGCTCGGGAAGGAACTGGCTGAGAAATTCGGCTCGGAGATCATCACGGTACAGCATCACCGCGCACATATCGGCTCACTCGTCGTCGAGGGCGCCGACCTGGATGACGTGGTGGGAGTCGCTATGGACGGTGTCGGCTTCGGAGAGGACGGCACTGTGTGGGGCGGAGAATTATTCCTCGGCGACGGCCATCCTGCGGGGTTATTGCCCGTGCCGATGCCGGGAGGCGACCTGGCCACGAAGTTCCCGCTGAGGATGGTGGCCGGAATACTATATGGAGAGATAGAGGATTCACGTCTCAAGGAGATCCTTACTGCTAACATGAGCGATGTAGAGACGAACGTGGTCATGCGGCAAGTCGAGACCGGCCTTAACGTAGCGCACTCCTCAAGCGCGGGCAGGGTCCTCGACGCAATAGCGGCGGCGCTGGGCATCTGCTACAGGCGCACTTATGAGGGCGAGCCGGCGATGAAGCTGGAGAGCGCGGCATTTAAGGGAGACGCATCCCGCGTCAAGCTTTCATGCGGCACGGTGACGGTGAGCGGAAGGAAGATGGTAGATTCTCGTTCCCTTCTCAGATCAGTCGTGGAAGCCCTGGACGAAGGAAAGGACCGGTTCGACATCGCCGCATCAGCGCAGAACACGCTTGCAAAAGCCTTCGCAGAACAGGCATGCATCGAGGCCAGGGGCTCGGGCGTGTCCACCGTCGGGTTCAGCGGCGGGGTGGCTATAAACGCGGCGATAGGCAAGACGATAAGGGATGAAGTGGAAGCGAACGGCCTCAAGTTCGTCACTAACCACAAAGTGCCGTGCGGTGACGGCGGAGTATCCTTCGGGCAGGCAGTTCTCGCATGCCGCAGGCTAAGGCTCTAA
- a CDS encoding ArsR family transcriptional regulator — MVQNIKRTKIINDPSDLVPLLQVFNSKLHSQVFDELSAGWKTEEELREITGKDVIKSLDALRQGGLIENRWRMPEPGASPVMEYRTSYSEVRTNFQCTMKELSDIIMIAFSMDESLRKLSEEMEVEVLKGNASLLNLVRTFDKSPMFLKAVAKRSNRIVVKGQRFEVIKDK; from the coding sequence ATGGTGCAGAACATAAAAAGGACAAAGATCATTAACGACCCCTCTGACCTGGTGCCGTTATTGCAGGTATTCAACTCAAAACTTCATTCACAGGTATTTGACGAGCTCTCGGCAGGATGGAAAACAGAGGAAGAGCTTCGCGAAATTACTGGAAAGGACGTAATCAAGAGCCTTGACGCTCTAAGGCAGGGCGGCCTGATCGAGAACAGGTGGAGGATGCCGGAGCCCGGGGCATCGCCGGTAATGGAATACAGGACGTCGTACAGTGAGGTCAGGACCAATTTTCAGTGTACAATGAAAGAGCTAAGCGATATTATTATGATCGCTTTCTCTATGGACGAGAGCTTAAGAAAACTGTCGGAAGAAATGGAAGTCGAGGTTTTAAAGGGCAACGCATCCCTGTTAAACCTTGTCCGCACTTTCGATAAAAGCCCTATGTTCCTGAAGGCAGTTGCGAAAAGGTCAAACCGCATAGTTGTTAAAGGACAAAGATTTGAAGTGATAAAGGATAAGTAA
- a CDS encoding DUF7839 domain-containing protein, with amino-acid sequence MSVLEKKREVTKFMILVEVAASQPQLKQSDIAEKLGITPQAISEYVKKLVSEGMITSEGRGQYSITPLGVEHIINDAKELKEFSDYVLSNVVGQVSAWAAIALDDIEKDQTVYLSMKDGILSCSAKKSTGASGVAINNARAGKDVGVMNLKGLIPLEKERVKLIRVPTIVDGGSHRSDLKLLKSSVSGIVAVAGIEALAACKAANVKPDMMFGAIDAITEAAIKGVTGTIVISMDMVPHAIQKLESMGIDYDTIDIKIKK; translated from the coding sequence ATGTCAGTTTTAGAGAAAAAGAGAGAAGTCACGAAGTTCATGATACTCGTAGAGGTCGCTGCAAGCCAGCCTCAACTGAAACAGAGTGACATCGCCGAAAAGCTCGGTATAACTCCCCAGGCTATCTCGGAATATGTTAAAAAGCTCGTCTCTGAGGGCATGATAACATCCGAGGGAAGAGGGCAGTATTCCATCACCCCTCTCGGAGTGGAGCATATAATAAACGATGCCAAAGAGCTGAAAGAATTTTCTGACTATGTGCTGAGCAACGTCGTAGGCCAGGTATCCGCATGGGCTGCCATAGCCCTGGACGACATTGAAAAAGACCAGACGGTCTACCTCTCCATGAAGGACGGCATCCTTTCATGCAGCGCTAAAAAGAGCACCGGCGCCTCAGGCGTGGCCATAAATAATGCCAGAGCCGGAAAGGATGTCGGCGTGATGAACCTTAAAGGCCTTATACCGCTCGAAAAAGAGAGGGTAAAGCTCATAAGGGTCCCGACGATCGTTGACGGCGGGTCCCATAGATCCGACCTGAAGCTGTTGAAGTCTTCCGTGAGCGGTATCGTCGCAGTGGCGGGCATCGAAGCGCTGGCGGCCTGTAAAGCGGCTAACGTTAAGCCCGATATGATGTTCGGCGCGATAGATGCGATCACAGAAGCCGCGATAAAAGGTGTTACGGGCACTATTGTCATATCAATGGACATGGTCCCCCATGCGATACAAAAGCTAGAATCCATGGGGATCGACTATGATACCATAGACATAAAGATTAAAAAATGA
- a CDS encoding J domain-containing protein — protein MATYYDILGLSKDCDQEEIKRAYHRLALEYHPDKNSSSDAGEKMRLVNEAYRVLSDPQKREDYDTTLSSPYPQWADAGRYNDARRESGTGNYYWSARWGGNSSSGYGYGYSAPHRSYRYYSETIRGPSIFTLFYNAFMIGVACGLFIGAAMVASQYFSFMNVGPALAILLAVSAIIAPACLSVALTKSSLNGPFEAGLLGTISVSAALFVSVLIAGISNPDLLTYYLCLCCVGPWACIFIGWLLGSRTAKIFYGMITAD, from the coding sequence ATGGCTACATATTACGATATCCTTGGCCTTTCAAAGGATTGTGACCAGGAAGAAATTAAAAGAGCCTATCACAGGCTTGCTCTAGAGTATCATCCGGACAAGAACAGTTCCTCTGATGCCGGAGAGAAGATGAGGCTCGTTAACGAGGCGTACAGAGTACTATCAGACCCTCAAAAGAGAGAAGACTACGATACGACTCTTTCCTCACCTTACCCGCAATGGGCGGATGCCGGCCGTTACAACGATGCCCGCAGGGAGAGCGGGACCGGAAACTATTACTGGAGCGCCAGGTGGGGAGGAAATAGCTCTTCAGGTTACGGATACGGATATTCGGCTCCGCACAGGAGCTATAGATACTACTCCGAGACCATAAGAGGGCCCTCGATCTTTACACTGTTCTATAACGCGTTCATGATCGGCGTAGCCTGCGGGCTGTTCATAGGGGCGGCCATGGTCGCCTCACAGTACTTCTCATTCATGAACGTGGGCCCTGCCCTGGCGATACTGCTTGCTGTGTCGGCGATCATCGCTCCTGCCTGCTTATCGGTGGCGCTGACAAAAAGCTCGCTGAACGGGCCGTTCGAGGCCGGCCTGCTGGGGACTATATCGGTATCCGCGGCACTTTTTGTATCGGTGCTTATAGCGGGCATCTCAAACCCGGACCTGCTGACATATTACCTGTGCCTGTGCTGCGTAGGGCCATGGGCTTGCATATTCATCGGATGGCTTCTCGGGTCCCGGACCGCGAAAATATTCTATGGTATGATAACCGCAGACTAA
- a CDS encoding DEAD/DEAH box helicase: MALYIVVTPYKKDEYKLYPLKAEGTPLFTGVLTLQKTSKGMRPLKVRIVKNKEDEYLPIPTFVELIKASDEILTSGLSASQEDDLNDMLKAYQLTSRSIGVCRFCLMEDRITFRKSDMIRFKNEMICVPCAKRELRKEVSFAGRMSSSGIDRLESLLMKTRDLNRVMALFNPSNLPPELTMYDIIPAADNKIKAVKVKDLKIDERLKGLFLPKMQELLPVQSKSVNLGLTDGRNQLVVSATATGKTLIGEIAGINNCLNKKGKMLFLVPLVALANQKYEQFKKRYSPLGLKTSIRIGTSRIALNSVKLNTSLDADIIVGTYEGLDYVLRMGQVKNLKKIGTVVIDEVHMLEDEDRGHRLDGLIARLRSHAPDAQFIYLSATIGNPGEVSKNLSTTLVEYEHRPVPLERHLIFARSHEKNRLIEEYAGKEYSKTSSKGFKGQSIVFTNSRKKCHSISQSLRIQSAPYHAGLTYPQRKKVEEMFAKGELKVVVTTAALAAGVDFPASQVIFESLAMGNNWLTVGEFQQMQGRAGRPDYHDKGQIVVLSDPEMYMAGGESEEEVAFRLLGGSVEHINVEYDDPVQMEECIANTCISHSETELEKINDTMFGITVPTRSLINKSIDKGLLTRENGHINATPLGRAIVTHFLAVEDAFMIRERLGKKVPPIDITVELEVFDAAYFRGIDRLSKVIGVNVPSRVFSPASLDIVFSGESISKMDHSMRSQFTDFSVDFLDCVCEDAPFCGCPERKFSKKIIEYRLQGKSPAEITRAVAGDYNLSVFDGDILGYLDRFIRNLDAVYEIAKILGKQEAAKEARVLKDKVENAED; encoded by the coding sequence ATGGCATTATATATTGTCGTGACACCGTACAAAAAGGACGAATATAAACTATATCCTTTAAAGGCGGAGGGCACGCCCTTATTCACAGGGGTGCTCACACTCCAAAAAACATCGAAGGGCATGAGGCCCCTAAAAGTAAGGATCGTCAAGAACAAGGAAGACGAATACCTGCCGATACCGACGTTCGTAGAACTGATAAAAGCGTCGGACGAGATACTCACGTCAGGGCTCAGTGCTTCACAGGAAGACGACCTTAACGATATGTTAAAGGCTTACCAGCTTACTTCCAGGAGCATCGGAGTGTGCAGGTTCTGCCTCATGGAGGACAGGATCACGTTCAGAAAGTCAGACATGATAAGGTTCAAGAACGAGATGATCTGTGTCCCCTGCGCTAAGCGTGAGCTCCGAAAGGAGGTCAGCTTTGCGGGCAGGATGTCGAGCTCCGGCATTGACCGCCTGGAATCACTTTTAATGAAGACGCGCGACCTTAACCGTGTCATGGCGCTGTTCAACCCGTCAAACCTTCCCCCCGAGCTAACTATGTATGATATCATACCGGCTGCGGATAACAAGATTAAGGCGGTAAAAGTAAAAGACCTAAAGATCGATGAAAGGCTGAAAGGACTATTCCTTCCAAAAATGCAGGAGCTTTTGCCCGTACAGTCAAAGTCGGTCAATCTGGGGTTGACCGACGGCCGTAACCAGCTTGTCGTCTCCGCGACCGCGACCGGTAAGACCCTGATAGGGGAGATCGCGGGGATCAATAACTGCCTTAATAAAAAAGGAAAGATGCTCTTTTTAGTGCCTCTTGTGGCTCTTGCGAACCAGAAATACGAGCAGTTTAAGAAGAGATACAGCCCCCTGGGGCTCAAGACCAGCATAAGGATCGGCACATCGCGCATAGCGTTAAACTCGGTAAAGCTGAACACTTCCCTGGATGCGGATATTATCGTGGGCACCTATGAAGGCCTTGACTATGTCTTGAGGATGGGGCAAGTGAAAAACCTGAAAAAGATAGGCACCGTGGTCATTGACGAAGTGCACATGCTCGAGGATGAGGATCGCGGGCACAGGCTTGACGGCCTGATAGCCAGGCTCAGGTCACATGCCCCTGACGCTCAGTTCATATATTTATCGGCAACGATAGGCAATCCGGGAGAAGTATCGAAGAATCTCAGCACGACACTTGTAGAATATGAGCACCGCCCGGTCCCGCTTGAGAGACATCTCATATTCGCACGGTCCCATGAGAAGAACAGGCTCATAGAGGAGTACGCGGGGAAGGAATATTCCAAGACATCTTCCAAAGGATTTAAAGGTCAGAGCATCGTCTTCACGAACTCCAGAAAGAAATGCCACTCAATAAGCCAGTCCCTCAGGATACAGTCGGCCCCGTACCACGCTGGACTTACCTATCCGCAGAGGAAAAAAGTGGAGGAAATGTTCGCGAAAGGCGAGTTGAAAGTTGTGGTCACCACTGCCGCCCTGGCCGCAGGCGTTGATTTTCCGGCATCCCAGGTGATATTCGAGTCTCTTGCCATGGGTAATAACTGGCTTACTGTGGGCGAGTTCCAGCAGATGCAGGGCCGTGCGGGCCGTCCGGATTACCATGACAAAGGACAGATCGTGGTGCTCTCCGACCCGGAAATGTACATGGCGGGAGGGGAAAGCGAGGAAGAGGTCGCTTTCAGGCTTCTGGGAGGCAGCGTCGAGCATATCAACGTGGAATACGACGATCCTGTACAAATGGAAGAGTGTATCGCGAACACGTGCATATCGCATAGTGAGACTGAACTGGAAAAGATAAACGACACCATGTTCGGCATCACGGTCCCGACAAGATCCTTGATAAATAAGTCTATTGATAAAGGGCTTCTGACCAGAGAGAACGGCCATATTAATGCAACGCCCCTCGGCAGGGCTATCGTCACTCATTTCCTGGCCGTGGAAGATGCGTTCATGATACGCGAGAGGCTGGGCAAGAAAGTGCCTCCGATAGACATCACAGTAGAGCTGGAAGTATTCGATGCGGCTTATTTCAGGGGCATAGACAGGCTCTCAAAGGTCATAGGAGTGAACGTGCCGTCTCGGGTTTTCAGCCCTGCGAGCCTCGATATCGTTTTCTCCGGTGAGTCCATATCAAAGATGGACCACAGCATGAGGTCCCAGTTCACCGATTTCAGCGTAGACTTCCTGGACTGCGTATGCGAAGATGCGCCTTTCTGCGGCTGCCCGGAGCGGAAGTTCAGTAAAAAGATCATCGAGTACAGGCTTCAGGGTAAGAGCCCGGCAGAAATAACAAGGGCCGTGGCCGGTGATTATAACTTAAGCGTATTCGACGGCGACATTCTTGGATACCTTGACAGGTTCATCAGGAACCTGGACGCTGTCTACGAGATAGCTAAGATACTCGGAAAGCAGGAAGCTGCAAAGGAAGCCAGGGTCTTAAAGGATAAAGTCGAAAACGCCGAGGATTAA
- a CDS encoding type II toxin-antitoxin system VapC family toxin, which translates to MPAIKNRLRLYLDTNVLLSLLENEEADGVKLGENVAKLLKDAAEGKYQIIASEHTVNELLEMGVPREYVDQVLRPMLLLNGGDLLVTNSDIINVALKTMRVQDIPFMEALHIVFAQRNNALVITRDITFINRARALVGVMTPEEIISF; encoded by the coding sequence ATGCCGGCCATTAAGAATAGACTCAGGCTATACCTTGACACTAACGTACTGTTAAGCTTACTGGAGAACGAAGAGGCTGACGGCGTCAAGCTGGGCGAGAACGTGGCTAAACTGCTTAAAGACGCCGCGGAAGGAAAATACCAGATCATAGCCTCCGAGCACACGGTCAACGAATTACTGGAGATGGGAGTGCCCCGGGAATACGTCGACCAGGTCCTGCGGCCGATGCTGCTCTTGAACGGAGGAGACCTGCTGGTCACGAACTCTGACATAATAAATGTCGCACTTAAGACCATGAGAGTGCAGGATATACCATTCATGGAAGCCTTACACATCGTATTTGCCCAGAGGAACAACGCGCTGGTTATAACCAGGGACATAACGTTCATTAACCGGGCAAGGGCGCTCGTAGGCGTAATGACGCCTGAAGAGATTATATCCTTTTAA
- a CDS encoding AMP phosphorylase has protein sequence MKLKAQPYDIEVGRYEVIINTVDAEELGIHAGDRVQVKNRDTLTAVVETTDGIVTPGRLGVYREAWEALKAVPDEIVDVLPASRPKSISFIKKKMDREKLTNDEMHDIIADIVEGNITEVELTAFVTASYMHGMDNDEIEWMTRAMVKTGDQISFDTHPIMDHHSIGGVPGNKISLCIVPIIAASGLLIPKTSSRAITGAGGSADLMEILAPVSFNADEIKKMTTQVGGCLVWGGATNIAPADDRIINVEYPLSIDPKSQLLASVMAKKFAVGADTMVLDIPMGNQTKIPTIQEGRKMARDFMELGDRLGMKIECAISYGGNPIGRAIGGGLEVKEALVMLESFTGPRSLLEKTINISGMMLEMGGMAQKNEGAKMAQELVKSGKALEKFKEIIEIQGGDPKITSEDVPVGDKVATVLSPKDGYVLDIFNKSLVQVCRIAGAPHDKGAGILIHKKKGEYVKKGDGLFTIYAEKEWKLDSAIKESLRNPIMFVEGMILERVQVV, from the coding sequence ATGAAACTAAAAGCGCAGCCCTACGACATAGAAGTTGGCCGTTATGAAGTTATCATAAATACAGTGGATGCGGAAGAGCTGGGTATCCATGCGGGAGACCGTGTACAGGTTAAGAACAGAGATACGCTCACGGCAGTCGTAGAGACCACCGATGGCATCGTCACGCCGGGACGTTTGGGAGTCTACAGGGAAGCCTGGGAAGCACTGAAAGCGGTGCCTGATGAAATAGTTGACGTGCTACCTGCCTCCAGACCTAAGTCCATCTCTTTTATAAAGAAAAAGATGGACAGGGAAAAGCTCACGAATGATGAGATGCACGACATAATAGCTGATATTGTAGAGGGCAACATCACTGAAGTCGAACTTACCGCGTTCGTCACGGCATCGTACATGCACGGCATGGACAACGATGAGATAGAGTGGATGACACGCGCCATGGTCAAGACAGGGGACCAGATATCTTTTGACACTCATCCTATCATGGACCATCACAGTATAGGGGGCGTGCCGGGCAATAAAATATCGCTATGCATAGTTCCTATCATAGCCGCATCAGGCTTACTTATACCGAAAACCAGCAGCAGGGCGATAACAGGCGCCGGCGGCAGCGCTGATCTGATGGAGATACTTGCGCCCGTAAGTTTTAACGCGGACGAGATAAAGAAAATGACCACCCAGGTAGGCGGCTGTCTCGTATGGGGAGGCGCGACGAACATCGCACCGGCTGACGACAGGATAATAAACGTGGAGTATCCGCTATCTATAGACCCCAAGAGCCAGCTGTTAGCGTCGGTCATGGCAAAGAAATTCGCAGTGGGAGCCGACACGATGGTGCTGGACATCCCCATGGGCAACCAGACCAAGATACCGACCATACAGGAAGGCAGAAAAATGGCCCGCGACTTTATGGAGCTTGGCGACAGGCTCGGTATGAAGATAGAATGCGCGATATCCTACGGAGGCAACCCCATAGGCCGCGCGATAGGAGGAGGGCTAGAGGTCAAAGAAGCTCTTGTAATGCTTGAGAGTTTCACAGGCCCGAGGAGCCTGCTGGAGAAGACCATCAACATATCGGGAATGATGCTTGAGATGGGCGGCATGGCCCAGAAGAACGAGGGCGCTAAGATGGCTCAGGAACTGGTCAAGAGCGGCAAGGCCCTTGAAAAGTTCAAGGAGATCATCGAGATCCAGGGCGGAGACCCGAAGATCACTTCAGAGGACGTTCCCGTAGGCGACAAGGTCGCTACCGTGCTATCGCCGAAGGACGGGTACGTGCTTGACATATTCAACAAGAGCCTGGTCCAGGTATGCAGGATAGCAGGCGCCCCGCATGATAAGGGCGCAGGCATTCTCATACATAAAAAGAAGGGCGAATATGTGAAAAAGGGAGACGGCCTTTTCACGATATATGCCGAGAAAGAGTGGAAGCTCGATTCCGCCATAAAGGAATCGCTGCGTAATCCGATAATGTTCGTTGAAGGCATGATCCTGGAAAGGGTCCAGGTCGTGTGA
- a CDS encoding DUF5667 domain-containing protein encodes MELQDMVKKIIGISVVLLFLISIIPTSMAQSEDVKEYKGMVGADSPLYKIKLWFQKLDESISSNANEKLQKKLNHAEERLAEARAMARVNNTEAMELALNEYCDLMDDVNETMEDPEIGEEEYSEVGPIVQKHQNTFKYMLNNTTENKWQLMNAFNYSLQVMNGKSFVYYNNTTYFVPPGHLKNGNNKTFLPPGLAKKGIKAMPTIINGSTPFNYDYNYDYDYSNLYNGSKAGQGQDKVKNNNKNKPFPSSVSGDA; translated from the coding sequence ATGGAGTTGCAGGATATGGTGAAGAAGATCATAGGAATATCTGTCGTACTATTATTTTTAATTTCAATAATACCGACATCCATGGCCCAGTCTGAGGATGTCAAAGAGTACAAAGGTATGGTAGGAGCCGATTCTCCTCTGTATAAAATAAAGCTCTGGTTCCAGAAACTGGATGAGTCTATTTCCTCTAATGCCAACGAAAAGTTGCAGAAAAAGCTTAACCATGCAGAGGAAAGGCTTGCAGAGGCAAGGGCGATGGCCCGGGTGAACAACACTGAGGCTATGGAACTCGCGCTCAACGAATATTGCGACCTGATGGATGATGTTAACGAGACTATGGAAGACCCCGAGATCGGAGAAGAAGAGTACTCAGAGGTCGGCCCCATCGTTCAGAAACACCAGAACACGTTCAAGTATATGCTGAACAATACGACCGAAAACAAGTGGCAGTTAATGAACGCGTTTAACTACTCGCTTCAGGTAATGAACGGCAAGTCCTTCGTGTATTACAATAACACGACTTACTTCGTCCCGCCCGGACATTTAAAGAACGGTAATAACAAGACATTCCTTCCGCCGGGACTCGCCAAGAAGGGTATCAAGGCAATGCCAACCATAATTAACGGCAGCACGCCTTTCAACTATGACTACAACTACGACTATGACTACAGCAACCTGTATAACGGGTCGAAAGCCGGACAGGGACAAGATAAAGTAAAAAATAACAATAAGAATAAGCCCTTCCCGTCATCAGTCTCGGGCGACGCGTAA